Proteins from one Cellulosilyticum lentocellum DSM 5427 genomic window:
- a CDS encoding manganese efflux pump MntP, which translates to MQFWEIVIVAIGLTLEAFNTAIIKGAGQRNLTKGKLFGISLVYSIIQISLLGLGIFLGWLPTKHLQGQHFIGISEWFSAFILIGMGVKMLAIMIKHKQITEQREKDLNYKDIVKLALTTGFDLIAFGVVLALLGTSILRDLILVFSLTALLVTCGLWMGYRLGTKYKYVVDGCSGVILITMGVKVALHYFQLI; encoded by the coding sequence ATGCAGTTTTGGGAAATCGTCATTGTAGCTATTGGACTAACCTTAGAGGCTTTTAATACAGCTATTATTAAAGGTGCAGGCCAAAGAAATTTAACTAAAGGGAAGTTATTTGGCATAAGTTTAGTGTATAGCATCATACAAATAAGTCTTTTAGGTCTTGGTATTTTTCTAGGTTGGTTACCGACGAAGCATTTACAAGGACAACATTTTATAGGAATAAGTGAATGGTTTTCAGCCTTTATTTTAATAGGCATGGGTGTTAAAATGCTAGCTATTATGATAAAACATAAGCAAATTACAGAGCAAAGAGAAAAGGATTTGAATTATAAAGACATCGTTAAACTTGCACTTACCACTGGCTTTGATTTGATTGCATTCGGTGTAGTATTAGCACTTTTAGGTACCTCTATATTAAGGGATTTAATACTTGTTTTTAGCTTAACGGCACTTCTTGTGACCTGTGGTTTATGGATGGGTTATAGACTAGGGACAAAATATAAGTATGTAGTTGATGGCTGTAGTGGCGTGATTCTCATCACCATGGGTGTAAAGGTGGCTTTACACTATTTTCAGCTTATTTAA
- a CDS encoding TetR/AcrR family transcriptional regulator C-terminal domain-containing protein, which produces MSQKKNVKELLAESFKELLLECAFEKITIKMITDRAGVIRPTFYNHFADKYEVLEWICYTDIFEAARILINTDMLVEAVKLLFTKLEVHKDFYTRAVKIEGQNAFEEIFYQHLVELFEESFKIKGKEIKGHNLLTNHNVSQYYAKGLTFLIQQWLLAGLPVEAKEVTKSYYDLMSHSLEEIIEGNSSFN; this is translated from the coding sequence GTGAGTCAGAAAAAGAATGTCAAGGAGCTTTTAGCAGAAAGCTTCAAAGAACTTTTACTTGAATGTGCCTTTGAGAAAATTACTATTAAGATGATTACTGACCGAGCAGGTGTCATACGCCCTACCTTTTATAACCATTTTGCAGATAAGTATGAAGTATTGGAATGGATTTGCTATACAGATATTTTTGAAGCAGCTAGAATACTTATTAATACGGACATGTTGGTTGAAGCAGTAAAATTACTTTTTACCAAGTTAGAGGTTCATAAGGACTTTTATACAAGGGCAGTGAAAATAGAAGGGCAAAATGCTTTTGAAGAAATTTTTTATCAGCATTTAGTAGAATTGTTTGAGGAAAGTTTTAAGATAAAGGGAAAAGAAATAAAAGGGCATAATTTATTAACCAATCATAATGTATCCCAGTACTATGCCAAAGGATTAACTTTTTTAATTCAGCAGTGGCTCTTAGCAGGATTACCAGTAGAAGCCAAAGAAGTCACCAAAAGCTATTATGATTTAATGTCTCATTCACTTGAAGAAATTATTGAGGGAAATTCATCCTTTAATTAA
- a CDS encoding radical SAM protein, translating to MLNVKYHVEKAVLKQLLGYLRKDPEQHLSSIVSLLRKVDTGKLYTSQFDMVEELLKEEDNNWVELMTKLTKEVHPHILETIFSNFLLNASIKGWEEIEKNREKYGHDIPFTLLIDPTTACNKKCIGCWAADYNKALNLSYDELDSLFTQGKELGIYFYIMTGGEPLIRKTDILKLAKKHNDCVFMIFTNGTLIDEAFCKALCEVGNIVPTISVEGFDDATDGRRGKGSWEDIKRAMAVMKDNRVPFGFSTCFTTANCDSVLSEAFIDMMIDRGAYFSWYFTFMPIGCGTDTSLMATPDQREKLYRTIRHWRETKPIFNMDFWHDAEYVGGCVAGGRRYCHINANGDVEPCVFCHYSNANIKEVSLIEALGQPLFREYQKNQPFNDNQFRPCPILDNAPKIAEMVKASGAKSTEYVNPEDVDDLVAKTIEYGKTWAKRAEPLWEENLASKSKVKKQGNTCG from the coding sequence ATGTTAAACGTAAAGTATCATGTGGAAAAAGCTGTATTAAAACAATTATTAGGTTATCTTAGGAAGGATCCGGAACAGCATTTAAGTAGTATTGTTTCTTTATTACGAAAGGTAGATACAGGAAAGCTTTATACTAGCCAATTTGATATGGTAGAGGAGCTTCTTAAGGAAGAAGATAATAACTGGGTAGAGCTTATGACTAAGCTGACCAAAGAAGTACATCCTCACATTTTAGAAACTATTTTTAGTAATTTCTTGTTAAATGCCTCTATTAAAGGATGGGAAGAAATAGAGAAAAATAGGGAGAAATATGGGCATGATATTCCGTTTACCTTGCTTATTGATCCAACCACAGCTTGCAATAAAAAGTGCATTGGTTGTTGGGCAGCAGATTATAATAAAGCACTTAATTTAAGCTATGATGAGTTAGATAGCTTATTCACTCAAGGAAAAGAATTAGGCATTTATTTTTATATCATGACAGGTGGCGAACCACTTATTAGGAAAACAGATATTTTAAAATTAGCTAAAAAGCATAATGATTGTGTTTTCATGATTTTCACTAATGGTACCCTTATTGATGAAGCGTTTTGTAAAGCTTTGTGTGAAGTAGGTAATATTGTACCAACTATTAGTGTTGAAGGTTTTGATGATGCTACAGATGGTAGACGAGGTAAAGGTTCATGGGAAGATATTAAACGTGCTATGGCAGTTATGAAAGATAACCGTGTGCCTTTTGGCTTTTCAACTTGCTTTACAACAGCTAACTGCGATAGTGTTTTATCAGAAGCATTTATTGATATGATGATTGATAGAGGAGCTTATTTTTCTTGGTACTTTACTTTTATGCCTATTGGATGTGGTACAGATACCTCTTTAATGGCTACGCCTGATCAAAGAGAAAAGCTTTATCGTACCATTCGTCACTGGAGAGAAACGAAGCCTATTTTCAATATGGATTTTTGGCATGATGCAGAATATGTAGGTGGTTGTGTAGCTGGCGGTAGACGTTATTGTCATATTAATGCTAATGGTGATGTGGAGCCTTGCGTATTTTGTCATTACTCAAATGCTAACATTAAAGAGGTATCGCTAATAGAAGCTTTAGGGCAACCTTTATTTAGAGAATATCAAAAGAATCAACCTTTCAATGACAATCAATTTAGACCTTGTCCTATCTTAGACAATGCGCCTAAAATTGCTGAAATGGTGAAAGCTTCTGGTGCTAAATCTACAGAATATGTTAATCCAGAAGATGTGGATGATTTAGTAGCTAAGACCATAGAGTATGGTAAGACTTGGGCAAAACGTGCAGAGCCATTGTGGGAGGAAAATTTAGCAAGTAAATCAAAAGTTAAAAAGCAGGGAAATACTTGTGGATAG